In Octopus bimaculoides isolate UCB-OBI-ISO-001 chromosome 5, ASM119413v2, whole genome shotgun sequence, a genomic segment contains:
- the LOC128247869 gene encoding uncharacterized protein K02A2.6-like, giving the protein MYLSQQYKEFERLEKLGIIEKTAHSDWAASTIYAERKNNMLRICADFSTGLNDYLISRNFPLPSPEEVFAQLNEGIFFSTLDISEAYLQIQVEECSHLLTINTHRGLFEFKRLSFGVKVTPSIFHQLVDTMPFNCDIAIAYLDDTK; this is encoded by the coding sequence ATGTACCTTTCGCAACAATATAAGGAATTTGAAAGACTTGAAAAGCTAGGAATAATCGAGAAGACGGCTCACTCAGATTGGGCAGCATCTACGATCTACgcagaaaggaaaaataatatgtTAAGAATTTGTGCAGATTTTTCAACTGGATTAAATGACTACTTAATCTCACGTAACTTCCCATTGCCTAGTCCTGAGGAAGTGTTCGCACAATTGAATGAAGGAATTTTTTTCTCAACATTAGACATCTCGGAAGCATATCTACAAATCCAAGTAGAAGAATGCTCACACTTACTAACTATTAATACGCACCGAGGTTTATTTGAATTTAAGCGGCTTTCCTTCGGTGTAAAAGTGACTCCTTCCATATTTCACCAACTAGTGGATACAATGCCGTTTAATTGTGATATTGCTATCGCCTATTTAGACGATACTAAATAA